The following are from one region of the Paenibacillus protaetiae genome:
- a CDS encoding YaaR family protein — protein MKIDPNIRPVGQNRTTGDTAGRPVQMRSFSDTLIQQDAQRSQEELQQKLQDIHNQGERLSRSMTVRELKLYRHMVKQFLEYTARKGIGIKEMRGFDRRGRTKKYKLLDEIDETLVSMAEELLASEEGRLELLSKIGEIRGLLINYLY, from the coding sequence ATGAAAATTGACCCTAATATTCGGCCGGTTGGACAAAATCGTACGACCGGCGATACGGCCGGAAGACCGGTTCAAATGCGCAGCTTCTCTGATACGCTCATCCAGCAGGACGCCCAGCGTTCCCAGGAGGAGCTGCAGCAGAAGCTGCAGGACATTCATAATCAAGGCGAGCGGTTATCCCGCAGCATGACTGTGCGCGAATTGAAGCTTTACCGCCATATGGTGAAGCAGTTCTTGGAATATACAGCCCGCAAGGGCATCGGTATAAAGGAAATGCGCGGATTTGACCGCAGAGGCCGCACCAAAAAATATAAACTGCTTGATGAAATCGACGAGACGTTGGTTTCTATGGCAGAAGAGCTGCTGGCAAGCGAAGAAGGCCGGCTGGAGCTGCTGAGCAAAATCGGTGAAATTCGCGGCTTGCTTATCAATTATTTGTATTAG
- a CDS encoding cyclic-di-AMP receptor, giving the protein MKLVIAVIQDKDSNRLSNALVQEGFRATKLASTGGFLRAGNTTFMIGIEDERVHEVLHVIRTSCKVRDQLVTPVSPIGGSTDSYIPFPVEVQVGGAAVFVLPVERFEHF; this is encoded by the coding sequence ATGAAATTAGTCATTGCGGTTATACAAGATAAGGACAGCAACCGTTTGTCGAATGCGCTTGTCCAAGAGGGGTTCCGCGCTACCAAGCTTGCCAGCACAGGGGGATTTCTCCGCGCAGGCAATACAACCTTCATGATTGGCATTGAGGACGAGCGCGTGCATGAAGTGCTGCATGTCATCCGCACAAGCTGCAAGGTGCGTGACCAGCTCGTAACGCCTGTTTCGCCAATCGGCGGTTCGACGGATTCCTACATTCCATTCCCGGTTGAGGTTCAAGTCGGCGGAGCTGCTGTATTCGTGCTTCCGGTTGAACGTTTCGAACATTTCTGA